The Agrococcus sp. SGAir0287 DNA window TCGGCGACACCGTCGAGGTCGACGAGCCGCTCGTCGAGATCTCGACCGACAAGGTCGACACCGAGGTGCCCTCGCCCATCGCCGGCACCATCACCGAGATCCTGGCCGACGAGGACGACACCGTCGACGTCGGCGCCGTCATCGCCCGCGTGGGCGACGCGGGCGACGCCCCCGCGTCGGACGCGCCTGCCGAGGAGCCGGCAGCCGCCGAGGAGTCGGCACCCGCCGAGGAGTCGGCACCCGCCGCCGAGACCGGCACGACGGACGAGTCGGAGACGGCCGAGCCCGAGGCGCCGTCCACCGACGCCGAGGAGCCCGCGGCCGCGCCGACCGCTGGCGCGAGCGAGGCTGGCGGCGACGCCACCGACATCACGCTGCCCGCGCTCGGCGAGTCCGTGACCGAGGGCACGATCACCCGCTGGCTCAAGCAGGTCGGCGACACGGTCGAGGTCGACGAGCCGCTGGTCGAGATCTCGACCGACAAGGTCGACACCGAGGTGCCCTCGCCGGTCGCCGGCACGATCTCCGAGATCCTCGCGAACGAGGACGACACCGTCGACGTCGGCGCCGTCATCGCCCGCGTCGGCGGCTCGGGTGGCGGCTCCGCTCCCGCCCAGGACGTTCCCGCCGAGGAGCCGAAGGTCGAGGAGCCGAAGGCCGAGGAGCCGAAGCAGGAGTCCGCCCCCGCGCAGGCGCCCGCCCCGGTCCAGGAGGTCCCGCCGGCACCGAAGGCGCCCTCCGCTCCGGCCGCGCCCGCGCAGGAAGCTCCGAAGCAGGAGGCCCCGAAGCAGGATGCCCCGGCTGCCCCCGCAGCGCCGTCGGCGGCCCCGGCTGCGCCTGCGACGTCCGGCGCGTCCGCGTACGTCACGCCCATCGTGCGCAAGCTCGCACACGAGCAGGGCGTCGACCTGTCGACCGTGCAGGGCACGGGCGTCGGCGGTCGCATCCGCAAGGAGGACGTGCTGTCGGCTGCCAAGGCAGCCTCGAGCGCGCCCGCGGCGGCCTCCGGCTCGTCCGCGCCCGCGGCGCCTGCGCCGGTCGAGGACTCGCCGCTGCGCGGCACGACCGCGAAGATGACGCGGCTGCGCAAGCTCGTCGCGTCGCGCGCGGTCGAGTCGATGCAGACGACGGCGCAGCTCACGACGGTCGTCGAGGTCGACGTCACGAAGGTCGCGCAGCTGCGCGACCGCGTGAAGGGCCGCTTCCAGGAGGTCACGGGGCAGAAGCTCTCGTTCCTGCCGTTCTTCTCGCTCGCCGCGGTCGAGGCGCTCCGCGCGCACCCGATCATCAACGCGACGGACGACGGCGACTCGATCACCTACCCCGACGTCGAGAACCTCTCGATGGCGGTCGACACCGAGCGCGGCCTGCTGACGCCCGTCATCAAGGACGCCGGGCGCCTCGACCTGCGCGGCTTCGCCGAGCAGATCGCGGACCTCGCCGCGCGCACCCGCGACAACAAGCTCGGCCCCGACGAGCTCGCCGGCGGCACGTTCACGCTGACGAACACGGGCTCGCGCGGCGCGCTGTTCGACACGCCGGTCGTCTTCCAGCCGCAGCGCGCCATCCTCGGCGTCGGCACGGTCGTGAAGCGCCCGGTCGTCGTGTCGGTCGACGGGCAGGACTCGATCGCCGTGCGCTCGATGGTCTACCTCGCCCTGTCGTACGACCACCGCATCATCGACGGCGCCGACGCGGCCCGCTACCTCACCGCGGTGAAGCAGCGGCTCGAGGCGGGCGACTTCGAGGGGCAGCTCGGCATCTGATCGAGCGGGTCGCTCACGCGGCCCACGCGTCCCGCAGCATCCAGCCGGCGTCGGTCCTCACCACGAGGACCGACGCCGGCTGCGTCGCGCTGGCGACGTCGACGAGCACGGCGTCGCCGAGCACGGCCGCCTCTGCGAGGACGGCGTCGGCCGGCATCCGCCACGTCGCCTGCGCCGCGCCGCCCGACGGGTCGAGGACGCTCGCGAGGCACGCGTCGTCGCCCGCGTCGAGGCACGCCTCGCGCAGCAGCAGCAGGGCCTCGGCCGCATCGACGGGCGAGGCCTCGGGAGCGGGCGGCGTCGACGCGACGGGCGCCGCGACGCCCGTCGGCGAGACGCCGGGCGCGGCGGCGGGCACGGGGTCCGACGCGCCCACGCCGCCGAGCACGAGGGCGCCGACGAGCGCCGCTGCGCCTCCCGCGGCCGCGATCCACACCGGTCGACGCACCGTCGCGGCCTGCGCGAGCGCCCGCTGCAGCCAGCGCACCGGGAGCGAGGCTGCGTCGTCGACGCGCGCTCGCTCGCGTCCGCGCCGCGCGATCGCGGGCTCGACGCGAGCGTGCTGCAGCGGCAGCGCCGGCCACGCCGCCAGCAGCGCCCGAGCGGCCGCATCCGGCTCGTGACGCTCGAGCGCCGCAGCCACGGGCTCGGGCGTGCGCTCGCCGGCCGCCGCGAGCAGGTCGTCGACGAGCGCGGCGAGCGCCGCGCAGTCGGCGGCGACGCCCGGCGACGCTCCACGCCACGCATCGGTGGACCGCCGGGTCTCGATCCCCGCTCCGGCGCCGACGAGCGCCGGGGCGCCGTCCTCGTCGAGCGCGATCGCGTGCAGGTCGATGCGCCCGGCGTGCGCCCCCGCGTCGTGGAGCGCCGCGACCGCGGCGAGCACGGGCGCCAGGACGGTCACGACCTCCCCCGGCGCCGGCGCGCCTCGCGCGAGGAGCCACGCAGCCGCGGTCGAGGTCGACGGAGGCCGCACGAGCACCACCGCGCCCGACTGGGTCGCCACGTCGAGCACCGGCAGCAGGTGCGGGTGGTCGACGGCGAGCAGCGCCTCCGCCTCGCGCGCGGCGTCCGCCGCCGCGGACCCCTCCGCGACGTGCAGCTCGACCGCCGCGTCGCCGAAGGCGGCGACGATGCGCCGGTCCCCCTCCTCGCGCACGATGCGCACGATCCGATGCCCCGCGAGCCGATCCATGCGATCAGCCTGCGCGCCCCATCGGCGCCGGGTGGTGGACGCCCGGACCGGTGTGGACCGACGCCAGCTGTGGAGCCCGGCCCGTCCCGCCACGACGCGTCGTCGGCGTGCGCCCGCGGGCGATACCCTGGAGGCATGGCGCAGCCGATCGACGCGAGGGAGCCGGGTCGCATCCGGACCATGTGGCGCATCTTCCAGATGACGCGCAAGCAGGACCGCGTGGCCCTGCCGCTCATGATCGGCGCAGCACTCCTGCCGATCGTGCTCGCGGTCGTGCTCGCGCTCGTCGTGGCACCGGGCGACGTGCTCTTCACGATCCTCTGGATCGTCTCCGGCGTGCTCGTCGGCCTCATGCTGCTCATGCTCACGCTGACGTGGCGTGCCGAGAAGCTCGCGTTCTCGCAGATCGAGGGCAAGCCCGGCGCCGTGGGCGCCGTGCTGTCGAACGGCCTGCGCGGCTCGTGGCAGTCGAGCGAGATGCCGGTCGCCGTCAACACGAAGACGCAGGACGCCGTCTACCGCGCCGTCGGTCGCGCCGGCATCGTGCTCATCGCCGAGGGTCCCTCGACGCGCACGGAGCGCCTCGTGCAGGACGAGCAGCGCAAGATCAAGCGCATCGTGCCGAACGTGCCGATCCATGTGCTGCGCATCGGGCCCGACTCCGACATCCCCCTGCGCCGCCTCACGCGTCGCATGCGCGGCCTCAAGCGCACCCTCACCCGTGCCGAGGTCGTCGCGGTCGGCAACCGGCTGTCGAGCCTCGGCGGCATGAACCTGCCGATCCCGAAGGGCATCGACCCCCGCCGCATGCGCGCCGGTCGTCCCCGCTGACGCCTACCGGCCTCCTCGCTCGCGCCGCCCGTCGACCTCGTCGACCGGCGGCGCGACGCGCATCCGGACCCATGCCGACGACGGCATGGAGACGCGACGGATCGCGGATCCGGCGCGCCGCGTAACGCGTCCGAAACAATCGCGTCACGTCGGGGCAACGGCATGCGCCTACCGTCGGAGGCACGGTGCGCATCGAGCGCGCGCCCACCCCCAAGGAAGCTAGGAGCGTTCATGTTCAAGGATTCGTCCGAGGTCCTCGCGTTCATCAAGGAGGAGGACGTCAAGTTCCTCGACATCCGGTTCACGGATCTCCCCGGTGTCCAGCAGCACTTCAACATCCCTGCCGCCACCGTCGACGAGGACTTCTTCACCGTCGGCCAGCTGTTCGACGGCTCGTCGATCCGCGGCTTCCAGGGCATCGCGGAGTCGGACCTGCAGCTGATCCCCGACGTGACCACGGCGTACCTCGACCCGTTCCGCGAGGTCAAGACGCTCATCATGATCTTCGACATCTACAACCCGCGCACGGGCGAGATCTACCACCGCGATCCGCGGCAGGTCGCGCACAAGGCCGAGCAGTACCTCGCGTCGACGGGCATCGCCGACACGGCCTTCTTCGCCCCCGAGGCGGAGTTCTACATCTTCGACGACGTGCGCTACGAGGTGAAGCAGAACTCGTCGTTCTACGCCGTGGACTCCGAGGAGGGCGCGTGGAACACGGGCCGCGTCGAGGAGGGCGGCAACCTCGCCAACAAGACCCCGTACAAGGGCGGCTACTTCCCCGTCTCGCCCGTCGACAAGCAGGCCGACCTGCGCGACGACATCTCGCTGAAGCTCATCGACGCGGGCCTCGAGCTCGAGCGCGCGCACCACGAGGTGGGCACGGGCGGCCAGGCCGAGATCAACTACAAGTTCTCGACGCTCGTGCGCTCGGCGGACGACATCCTGAAGTTCAAGTACATCGTCAAGAACACGGCCGAGGAGTGGGGCAAGGTCGCGACCTTCATGCCGAAGCCGCTGTTCGGCGACAACGGCTCGGGCATGCACACGCACCAGTCGCTGTGGAAGGGCGGCGAGCCGCTGTTCTACGACGCGAACGGCTACGGCGGCCTCTCGGACACGGCGCGCTGGTACATCGGCGGCATCCTGGCGCACGCTCCCGCGCTGCTCGCGTTCACGAACCCCTCGCTGAACTCGTACCACCGCCTCGTGAAGGGCTTCGAGGCGCCGGTCAACCTCGTCTACTCGGCGGGCAACCGCTCGGCGGCGATCCGCATCCCCATCACGGGCACGAACCCCAAGGCGAAGCGCATCGAGTTCCGCGCCCCCGACGCCTCGGGCAACCCGTACCTCGCCTTCGCGGCGCAGCTCATGGCGGGCCTCGACGGCATCAAGAACCGCATCGAGCCGCACGAGCCCGTCGACAAGGACCTCTACGAGCTCCCGCCCGAGGAGGCCAAGAGCATCCCGCAGGTCCCCGGCTCGCTCGAGGAGGCGCTCGTCGCCCTCGAGAACGACCACCAGTTCCTCATCGAGGGCAACGTGTTCACCGAGGACCTCATCGAGACGTGGATCGACTACAAGCGCACGCAGGAGATCCTGCCGACCGCGCAGCGTCCCCACCCCTTCGAGTACGAGCTGTACTTCGGGGTCTGATCGTTCGACGCGTCGATCCGCACAGACGGGGCCGGGTTCCTTGGGGGGACCCGGCCCCTTGCCGTGCGGGCAGCACCCGCGCTGCGAACCTCGATCCGTCGGGCTCGGATGTCCTCGTGCCTGTCGATCGGCACGGCGCCCGATCGTCATGAGGGTGGAGGATGCGAACGACGCATTCCACGACGAGAGGGACGAACCCATGCGCTACACGCTGCTGCTCCACTACCCCGAGATGGCCGGCGAGCTCGACGAGGAGGCCATGCGCGCCGGGCAGGAGGCGTTCGCCTCGTACGCGGCGACGCTGCACGCCGCGGGCGTGCTCGTGGCCGCCGAGGTGCTGCAGGAGAGCCACGCCACGACGACGGTGCGGATGGTCGACGACGCGCTGCGCGTGCAGGACGGTCCGTTCGCGGACTCGAAGGATCAGCTCGGCGGCACCGTGGTCGTCGACGTCGCCGACCTCGACGCCGCGATCGGCTGGGC harbors:
- the sucB gene encoding 2-oxoglutarate dehydrogenase, E2 component, dihydrolipoamide succinyltransferase; translation: MADITLPALGESVTEGTITRWLKQVGDTVEVDEPLVEISTDKVDTEVPSPIAGTITEILADEDDTVDVGAVIARVGDAGDAPASDAPAEEPAAAEESAPAEESAPAAETGTTDESETAEPEAPSTDAEEPAAAPTAGASEAGGDATDITLPALGESVTEGTITRWLKQVGDTVEVDEPLVEISTDKVDTEVPSPVAGTISEILANEDDTVDVGAVIARVGGSGGGSAPAQDVPAEEPKVEEPKAEEPKQESAPAQAPAPVQEVPPAPKAPSAPAAPAQEAPKQEAPKQDAPAAPAAPSAAPAAPATSGASAYVTPIVRKLAHEQGVDLSTVQGTGVGGRIRKEDVLSAAKAASSAPAAASGSSAPAAPAPVEDSPLRGTTAKMTRLRKLVASRAVESMQTTAQLTTVVEVDVTKVAQLRDRVKGRFQEVTGQKLSFLPFFSLAAVEALRAHPIINATDDGDSITYPDVENLSMAVDTERGLLTPVIKDAGRLDLRGFAEQIADLAARTRDNKLGPDELAGGTFTLTNTGSRGALFDTPVVFQPQRAILGVGTVVKRPVVVSVDGQDSIAVRSMVYLALSYDHRIIDGADAARYLTAVKQRLEAGDFEGQLGI
- a CDS encoding DUF4191 family protein, yielding MAQPIDAREPGRIRTMWRIFQMTRKQDRVALPLMIGAALLPIVLAVVLALVVAPGDVLFTILWIVSGVLVGLMLLMLTLTWRAEKLAFSQIEGKPGAVGAVLSNGLRGSWQSSEMPVAVNTKTQDAVYRAVGRAGIVLIAEGPSTRTERLVQDEQRKIKRIVPNVPIHVLRIGPDSDIPLRRLTRRMRGLKRTLTRAEVVAVGNRLSSLGGMNLPIPKGIDPRRMRAGRPR
- the glnA gene encoding type I glutamate--ammonia ligase, with product MFKDSSEVLAFIKEEDVKFLDIRFTDLPGVQQHFNIPAATVDEDFFTVGQLFDGSSIRGFQGIAESDLQLIPDVTTAYLDPFREVKTLIMIFDIYNPRTGEIYHRDPRQVAHKAEQYLASTGIADTAFFAPEAEFYIFDDVRYEVKQNSSFYAVDSEEGAWNTGRVEEGGNLANKTPYKGGYFPVSPVDKQADLRDDISLKLIDAGLELERAHHEVGTGGQAEINYKFSTLVRSADDILKFKYIVKNTAEEWGKVATFMPKPLFGDNGSGMHTHQSLWKGGEPLFYDANGYGGLSDTARWYIGGILAHAPALLAFTNPSLNSYHRLVKGFEAPVNLVYSAGNRSAAIRIPITGTNPKAKRIEFRAPDASGNPYLAFAAQLMAGLDGIKNRIEPHEPVDKDLYELPPEEAKSIPQVPGSLEEALVALENDHQFLIEGNVFTEDLIETWIDYKRTQEILPTAQRPHPFEYELYFGV
- a CDS encoding YciI family protein → MRYTLLLHYPEMAGELDEEAMRAGQEAFASYAATLHAAGVLVAAEVLQESHATTTVRMVDDALRVQDGPFADSKDQLGGTVVVDVADLDAAIGWASQAPNVTWGAVEVRPGATHVVDGRWVPNA